A window of the Cannabis sativa cultivar Pink pepper isolate KNU-18-1 chromosome X, ASM2916894v1, whole genome shotgun sequence genome harbors these coding sequences:
- the LOC133032429 gene encoding beta-carotene isomerase D27, chloroplastic-like, whose amino-acid sequence MEATHLLPTRTNLSSTSCWPNHSLGRKKSIVVSVLTPPASNRIALTESSSLRPAEVSIGDYSDSWFDRIAINHLSQSVQAATGLRNSKSGYDGLVEAATAASMNFGPSKQRELVIQALDKAFPRPILSLIRTLLPQSKFAREYFAVFTTLFFAWLVGPCEVRESEVDGRREKNVVHINKCRFLERTNCVGLCSNLCKVPSQNFIKESLGMSVNMVPNFEDMSCQMIFGQDPPALMDDPAFKQPCYKLCKAKQRHNTKCPT is encoded by the exons ATGGAAGCAACACATCTTTTACCAACTAGGACTAACCTTAGCTCAACTTCATGTTGGCCAAACCACAGCCTTGGGAGGAAAAAATCAATTGTTGTTTCGGTGCTAACACCGCCTGCAAGTAACAGAATAGCCTTGACCGAATCGAGCAGCTTAAGGCCCGCGGAGGTATCCATTGGAGACTACAGTGATAGCTGGTTTGATAGGATTGCCATAAACCATCTCTCTCAAAGTGTTCAGGCTGCAACAG GGCTGAGAAATAGTAAGAGTGGATATGATGGGTTGGTGGAGGCAGCTACTGCTGCATCAATGAACTTTGGTCCATCAAAGCAGCGTGAACTTGTCATACAAGCCCTTGACAAAGCTTTTCCCAGGCCAATCCTCTCCCTG ATAAGAACACTGCTTCCACAATCTAAATTTGCAAGAGAGTACTTTGCTGTCTTCACTACCTTGTTTTTTGCGTGGTTGGTCGGGCCCTGTGAG GTCAGGGAATCGGAGGTCGatggaagaagagaaaaaaacgTAGTCCACATAAACAAATGCAG ATTTTTAGAGAGGACAAATTGTGTAGGCTTGTGCAGTAATCTCTGTAAGGTACCATCTCAGAATTTCATAAAGGAATCCCTGGGGATGTCAGTCAACATGGTCCCAA ATTTTGAAGATATGAGTTGTCAGATGATATTTGGTCAGGATCCTCCAGCACTGATGGATGATCCAGCATTCAAGCAACCATGCTACAAATTAT GCAAAGCAAAACAAAGGCACAATACCAAATGTCCTACCTAA